The Peromyscus eremicus chromosome 11, PerEre_H2_v1, whole genome shotgun sequence genome includes a window with the following:
- the LOC131921698 gene encoding protein YAE1 homolog — protein sequence MSWVRSVPEIPSPGDQDVFDEEADETLLVQREWQGHMRRRIQEGYRDGIDAGKAVTLQQGFNQGYKEGAEVIINYGLLRGTLSALLSWCHLHGNSSALISKINNLLDAVGQCEECVLKRLKSVTSQPQVTDLLDSIEDMDLCHGVPAEKKIDEAKDERLCENSAELNRTSDESPSRTDCSLSEWCRTQEHTLLEKPSLTWILDQTANLVKQLGVSVDVLQHLRQL from the coding sequence ATGTCTTGGGTTCGATCTGTTCCCGAGATCCCGAGCCCTGGGGATCAGGACGTGTTTGACGAGGAAGCGGACGAGACTCTGTTAGTGCAGCGGGAATGGCAGGGCCACATGCGGAGGCGAATCCAAGAAGGCTACAGAGATGGGATAGATGCTGGCAAAGCAGTCACTCTTCAACAGGGCTTCAATCAAGGTTACAAAGAAGGTGCAGAAGTCATTATAAACTATGGACTACTCAGGGGAACACTGAGTGCTTTGCTCTCCTGGTGTCACCTTCATGGCAATAGTTCAGCTTTGATcagcaaaataaataatcttCTGGATGCAGTTGGCCAATGCGAAGAGTGTGTGCTCAAACGTCTGAAATCAGTCACGTCACAGCCTCAAGTTACAGATTTATTGGACTCCATTGAGGATATGGACCTTTGTCATGGAGTTCCAGCTGAGAAAAAGATTGATGAAGCTAAAGATGAAAGACTCTGTGAAAATAGTGCTGAGTTGAACAGAACCTCTGACGAGAGTCCTAGCAGGACAGACTGTTCACTTTCCGAATGGTGCAGAACACAAGAGCACACACTCTTGGAAAAACCAAGCCTCACTTGGATTCTGGACCAGACCGCCAACTTAGTGAAACAACTGGGAGTATCAGTGGACGTATTGCAGCACCTGAGACAGCTATAA